From one Bacillota bacterium genomic stretch:
- a CDS encoding fumarylacetoacetate hydrolase family protein, with protein sequence MSEGFSGKPSVEGIPLEGLGVLAPCRPGKIVCVGLNYRDHATELGFAYPEEPVLFLKPPTALIGPGEDIVYPPMAGQVDYEAELAVVIGATTRRVSSDAAPEHILGYTCANDITARDLQKKDGQWTRAKSFDTFCPLGPYIVTGADMCHSEISLYLNGVRKQFSNIRNLIFDVNYLVSFVSHVMTLHPEDVILTGTPSGVGPLQTGDIVVVDIEGIGRLENRVAME encoded by the coding sequence ATGTCCGAAGGCTTTTCCGGGAAGCCGTCGGTGGAAGGTATTCCCCTTGAAGGTCTCGGGGTTCTTGCCCCTTGCCGTCCCGGTAAGATCGTGTGCGTAGGGCTTAATTACCGCGACCATGCCACAGAACTGGGTTTTGCTTATCCCGAAGAGCCGGTGTTGTTTTTGAAGCCGCCGACCGCTTTAATCGGGCCCGGTGAAGATATCGTTTACCCGCCGATGGCCGGACAGGTCGACTACGAGGCCGAGCTGGCGGTGGTGATCGGTGCGACCACCCGGCGGGTCAGCAGCGATGCCGCACCGGAGCACATCCTCGGTTATACATGTGCGAACGACATTACGGCGCGCGACCTCCAGAAAAAGGACGGACAGTGGACGCGGGCGAAATCTTTTGACACATTTTGCCCGTTGGGCCCTTATATTGTAACAGGCGCCGACATGTGTCATTCGGAGATTTCTCTTTATTTAAACGGGGTTCGGAAACAGTTTTCCAATATCCGCAACCTGATTTTCGATGTAAACTATCTGGTAAGCTTTGTGTCTCATGTTATGACACTCCACCCCGAAGACGTCATCCTGACGGGTACCCCGAGCGGTGTAGGACCGCTTCAAACGGGTGATATCGTGGTTGTCGATATTGAAGGGATCGGCAGACTCGAAAACAGGGTGGCGATGGAATAA
- the speD gene encoding adenosylmethionine decarboxylase, with amino-acid sequence MKPLGRHILAEIYGCDFNMLNDMKLVEKIMVDAALEAGAEVRECVFHQFSPQGISGVVVISESHLAIHTWPELGYAAVDVFTCGERVDPWHACDYLKRHFCATDIVATEQERGIIPPEYDQSAQAI; translated from the coding sequence ATGAAACCTTTGGGTCGGCATATCTTAGCCGAAATTTACGGCTGTGATTTTAATATGCTGAACGACATGAAGCTGGTTGAGAAAATCATGGTCGATGCCGCACTCGAGGCAGGAGCAGAAGTTCGGGAGTGTGTGTTTCATCAGTTTAGTCCCCAGGGGATTAGTGGGGTCGTAGTGATTTCAGAATCGCACCTTGCGATTCATACATGGCCGGAACTCGGTTACGCGGCGGTGGACGTGTTCACCTGCGGCGAGAGGGTTGATCCGTGGCACGCGTGCGATTATCTTAAGCGTCATTTTTGCGCCACGGACATAGTGGCCACGGAGCAAGAGCGGGGGATTATCCCGCCGGAATATGACCAGTCAGCCCAAGCGATTTAG
- the ubiE gene encoding bifunctional demethylmenaquinone methyltransferase/2-methoxy-6-polyprenyl-1,4-benzoquinol methylase UbiE, with protein MDYPQEYRKKEVYVHKLFASIAHRYDLLNTLLSLNRDKHWRRFAVAQCGLEDGGYGLDVCCGTGMLALEQAKATGLRGRIVGVDFCEEMLAKGRKNIAGTAYKDIIELIRGNAMDLPFPDDTFDCATIGFALRNVPSIRRTIEEMMRVVRPGGRVVSLEFAKPSFPVFKQIYHVYCNRLVPFIGRLGAGIDGPYSYLPNSMKAFPHQKEIRNLFAAVGLADARCHELTGGIVAVHVGTKR; from the coding sequence ATGGATTATCCTCAGGAATACCGAAAGAAAGAAGTTTACGTTCATAAACTTTTCGCAAGCATTGCCCACCGTTATGACCTTCTGAACACGTTATTAAGTCTGAACCGGGACAAGCACTGGAGGCGTTTTGCCGTGGCCCAGTGCGGTCTTGAGGATGGGGGTTACGGGCTTGATGTCTGTTGCGGGACGGGAATGCTTGCGCTGGAACAGGCTAAAGCGACGGGACTCCGGGGGAGGATCGTAGGTGTTGATTTCTGCGAAGAGATGCTGGCGAAAGGACGGAAAAACATCGCCGGAACGGCCTATAAAGATATAATCGAATTAATTCGGGGAAACGCTATGGATTTACCGTTTCCGGACGACACCTTTGATTGTGCCACCATCGGCTTCGCCTTGAGAAACGTACCCAGCATCCGGCGTACGATCGAGGAGATGATGCGCGTTGTTCGTCCGGGAGGGCGCGTGGTGTCACTTGAATTTGCCAAACCGAGTTTCCCGGTTTTTAAACAGATCTATCATGTTTATTGTAATCGGCTGGTACCATTCATTGGGCGCCTCGGTGCGGGAATAGACGGCCCTTACAGCTATCTGCCGAACTCGATGAAGGCTTTTCCGCACCAGAAAGAGATAAGAAACCTTTTCGCGGCGGTGGGGCTTGCAGACGCCCGGTGTCACGAGCTTACGGGCGGGATTGTTGCGGTGCACGTCGGTACGAAAAGGTAA